The sequence below is a genomic window from Dermacentor andersoni chromosome 6, qqDerAnde1_hic_scaffold, whole genome shotgun sequence.
AAAGGTTAGTGCAGCATGGCACTGCTGAGTTCACTGCCTTTAGTTACTGTGATGCGATTTTACAGTTTGCTTTTATTAATAGCTGTGAGTGCAGCTCGGATTACATTATTTCACATAATGCCACAACCGGTCGCTGTTAGCGTACTCTACATCGTATAGGAGTTGCAGTCCTGCGGAGAActcttttcgtcgtcgcattaaaaTTGTCGCTGCTAAACACTGCAAGACTGCGAACCAAATTACGCGTTTTCTTAAGAGCTGCTGGTAAAATTGAATAACATTTTACTTAGCAATAAAATATGGGTCAGTCAGTTACTTTTTTTTACTACTATAAAAATGGGCCCAAACAGAACACTTACATGAAATAAGTTAAATCGTGGCCACTTACCAACCCTTGTAGTTGTAGTAGTCGGTGGCGTACTTCTTTGGAGGCGAAATAGGGAAATGGCAGCCATCAAGGGCACCGACAGCTTGAGGGAAATCGCACACGGCTTCGAACTCTTGGATGTGCCTAGGCATTTCGTCTTCAGTAATCATTCTGATCCAGTCACTTTCGAGCACAGAGACAACAGCTGCGCAAAACTCTCTGTAAATGACGTTGACGGATGAGCGCCCAACGCCGAAGAGGTTTGCCACAGTTCTATCTTCGGCAGAAGAGCACAATTTGTAGAGGCCAATGGCGACACGCTTTTCCGCAGTGATCGGGTCACGCATGTTGGTAACTTGTTTTTCGAGCACATGGCGCAGACTTTCCACGAGAAACCGGAACGTTGAGGGGTTCACTCGAAACGACTGCTTGAAGTTGTGGCCACCGAGGTGAGGCACAGTCTCCTCGAACCACTTTTCGTGGCGGATGAAAGCCCACGTCGATCGGTTGCAGACTCTCGTGGGAAGCGCCAAGGCATAAAATGTACACCCGTTGAGTAGCAACTGCCGCTTAATACGGTCTTTGACTGCCTTTGCGGCGTCTGCTtcgctctctgcagcaagaatccTTGCCAAAATGCATGCTATTTCGACTTTTTCCTTCGTGTCCGTGCAGTCCCCCATATTCTCGACCTCCATGTTGACTCCGATGTAAACAGTGGCCCAAGGTTGCTAGACGAACATGTAAAATTTGCTACTTCTGCGAAGACTCTTGAAGCTACCTTATTAAATCTTCTTTAATTTAACCTTTTCGAATAAACTGTATCTAAATTCACTAAAACAAGCATATTATAGTACGTTTCTAATTTCTATATTGAAATACGTTGGTTTATTCTAACTGGTTTTGTTTCAGAATCTAGCGCCATGCTTTCCATAGCGTGTTCGGAAGGAAACGATAAAAGGAGATCGCCCGCGCCGTGTGTCTGCAGCGCAACTCCTTTTAATTAGAGGTCTTTCAACTCGGTAAAGGACCGCTTAGGTAAAAGAGTTTTTGCGTGCTTGTGTGACAGAGGTATTAGTCATATCAGAAAAAGCCAACAAACGAGAACACCAATGGGAAAATGGAATACGGGAAATTACATATACCGTCAATCCTGAAGCCGCTGCTCCGATGCGGGGCGCAgaatctgccaagaagctgaattcaaTCGAAGCGTGGTCACatagcctcgaattaaatgttccagcatgtagtagccttcgccacctacacagtgattcattaaatacgaattgcaatgccttaacagtgcaggaattcacattaGAAGaggaaaccgcatcccgtaaacgTTTGGTGTTGACTGTacttatttattgaaaaaaataacatgataaattaatgaaaatgaaagtggatgaaaaagcaactggccGCGGGGGGGCACGAGCCTACGTATGCGCATTACGCGCGTACAACGCTCTTGCCAAGCGAGCTACGTGGCGCcgctttcccatccactttcttgggtattcatgaTTATCTGCTTgaactaaacctgggagtgttagccagtgtcaCAGCTCACGGCCTCGACGCTGGCGGGATGCTTGTTTTTCAAATATAATAGCGGAATATAATACGAGAAAATGTGCAAattagaacacacacacacacatattcaaCGAAATGCACGTAGTGTCGACGCAGAGACTAGCGCTATTtcaaggttatcgcgcgagcatGGACCAGCCTAGCGTCACAGGCACAGTGAAAATAAAGATTTAGCATTCTTTTCTTCCTTGTTGGCCGTTTCATATTGCACTAATGCCGAAAGATGGGCGAGTGGGAAAGGATGCATGCTTATTAATCAGTGccaaaacaaagaaagacaaagagTCACAACGACACAGGATGAGCGCTCGTCCGGCCTCCGTTTAACTATGTGTCTTCATTTGTTTTTGCGCTGATTAATAAGTGTGCTGTTCCTTGCTACAACAATCACCCCTGCAACGACTGTTTGCGGTGACCCATCTTTTCTGCCTCGGCAGCAATGACGTTACGCACTCCAGATGCAGCTTCGGAGCGTCCAATTTCTGATAATACCGAGGAATACGGTACATGCAATACCATCACTGCCTGTTccctgaattgaaaaaaaaaatgaaaaagcgcCTTCCTTGGACAGGAGTGATCGCAtctgaaggaacagcaaaaagagtgagaGAAGCTTCGTGATACCTCCCTCTCCTCGAAAGAAGATTCTGGGCCGCGGCGCTGTTCTTTTTCTtggtcgacgctcgcgctataaccttcaaatcgcgctagACTGTACGTAAATCAAAGAGCGGTGCAGTGGGCGCCACAACATACCCGGTATATTGTGCCGCATATGTGCTTAGCCAAGTAAAACAAGTAAAACCAACACGAAACGAACGAGAAAAAAGATTACAGTAGACAAAATATTGTGCAGGTACGAATATATAGTAGTGAATATGCCGTGTTGCGTTTTATACACTGATTTGGTTGCAAGCTAACAATGACTCCGAAGCTCTGTATTGTGTAGGTGCAGTACACGACACAAAGTGCCGTGGATGCCGAGAAGAAAAGACGACAACAAAATTGCACGTGCGGACATGAGTCCGGTGTTTGACAAAAGACGACGATGTCGAAGAGCGGCAGCCTCGAAGACACGCTGTGCAagtaaagaaattaaagaaaagtgaGAGCTAATCCTGAAAATCCACAGATGTTCAAAAAACCGATCATTGCAAAACGCGGAGTTCCGAAGATAACAAGTCCTGAAAAGACACAAGGaccagagaagaaaaaagaaaggcaatgtGAGGGGTATGAAAGGCAGAAGCAGACAAACCACGAAAGTCGCACACTAGACCGGGCGTTGAAGGCATGCTGTCGGGTGGCGGGCCCAAAGCatcaagccttcatcgaaacggTGTGACCAGGCCGTTAACCACAGGGCCTGTGGATTCCAGCGCTCGTGAGCAGAAGGCAACTGGTCG
It includes:
- the LOC126542782 gene encoding uncharacterized protein — encoded protein: MEVENMGDCTDTKEKVEIACILARILAAESEADAAKAVKDRIKRQLLLNGCTFYALALPTRVCNRSTWAFIRHEKWFEETVPHLGGHNFKQSFRVNPSTFRFLVESLRHVLEKQVTNMRDPITAEKRVAIGLYKLCSSAEDRTVANLFGVGRSSVNVIYREFCAAVVSVLESDWIRMITEDEMPRHIQEFEAVCDFPQAVGALDGCHFPISPPKKYATDYYNYKGWHSIILLALVDHKYRFRYCNVGAPGRCHDAHVFGVSRLSKIVNSPLFKAPVAAVGTTAVPPIILCDQAFPLTPNLMKPFGHRTVISEAERNFNCHLSGARRIVENAFGRLKARFRFIAKRMECSVGNARLAIRACCVLNNICEHFNDSVHPQWLSEVQQSNATFPQPSRRTEAEIGNASAIRTALVEYYKRRN